A genome region from Heyndrickxia acidicola includes the following:
- a CDS encoding phosphotransferase, with protein MREPKPYWRDVPLELRKQIEDKVGSSIRWATRVFGGYGPSATFRLFLEDGRTLFAKGAGLGSIKENWKVLPLEETVYRDIAAIYPMSPRYFGSVSVEGWHLLLLEDLRNTKKVPPWSEALALQAIRDIAEFHLRGLSEAGKVEPMTSKGVTDNWINIKNSNDERNYFLGLFSEKKSDAESWLEEVIDTMITIEAEYMNLDQPWGLIHKDIRSDNLRFRDGSLLLFDWALACRGPLLFDVGFFLPSIEGEGGPKAERLLTEYIRVMADNSIEFPLYAKKSVAVVVAGFFASRAGQPPITLLPRLRCIQRLQLGPALRWSCNILGLPQPPTLNFND; from the coding sequence ATGCGTGAACCTAAGCCTTACTGGCGAGATGTCCCTCTAGAATTACGTAAGCAAATTGAAGATAAAGTAGGAAGTTCTATACGCTGGGCTACTCGTGTTTTTGGAGGATATGGACCAAGTGCAACATTTCGACTTTTCTTAGAAGACGGCAGAACCCTATTTGCCAAGGGAGCTGGATTGGGATCTATTAAAGAGAATTGGAAAGTGCTTCCGCTTGAAGAAACTGTATATCGTGATATTGCTGCGATTTACCCAATGTCTCCTCGTTATTTTGGTTCAGTGAGTGTTGAAGGCTGGCATCTTTTATTACTAGAGGATTTAAGAAATACAAAAAAGGTCCCTCCTTGGTCTGAGGCGTTAGCTTTGCAAGCTATTCGGGATATAGCGGAATTTCATTTAAGGGGACTTTCTGAGGCTGGTAAGGTTGAACCAATGACTAGTAAAGGAGTAACTGATAATTGGATCAATATTAAAAATAGCAATGATGAAAGAAATTACTTTCTGGGATTGTTTAGTGAGAAAAAAAGTGATGCTGAGTCTTGGCTGGAAGAGGTAATTGACACAATGATTACAATCGAAGCAGAATATATGAATTTGGACCAACCATGGGGATTAATTCATAAAGACATACGTTCAGATAATCTTCGTTTTAGAGATGGTTCTTTGTTATTGTTCGATTGGGCATTGGCATGCAGGGGACCATTGCTTTTTGATGTGGGATTTTTTCTTCCGAGTATTGAGGGTGAAGGGGGGCCAAAAGCAGAACGTTTGTTGACTGAATATATAAGGGTAATGGCTGATAATTCCATTGAGTTTCCTTTGTATGCTAAAAAATCTGTTGCTGTTGTCGTTGCAGGATTTTTTGCATCACGAGCTGGACAGCCACCCATTACTCTACTCCCTCGA